The proteins below come from a single Archangium lipolyticum genomic window:
- a CDS encoding ATP-binding protein, which yields MRRPWTFATRIAVGFAASLAIALAIATISALALRSVLTGNEQLTTGPTLHLAKVESLRRAFSEKLAAQRGFELTRNDAFRGDEQRARAQFQETLEELRSHAQGEDEVRALEEVAASEQAHQALSARKREALLRDASFTELRQLGQKVVAARARTDEALKALAQLTRERLEAGVQQERRADRRALWLILVAATLGLLVAMGLAWVLTRALWPLHHEARASEERFRLLVEGVKDYALYLLDPQGRVASWNPGAERIQGWRAEEIIHQPGALLYPPEEVAEGQPRKDLERATREGRLESQGWRLRKDGSRFWGESLLTPLRDERGRLDGFVVLTRDITERRRMERAQRLFVEAERLFLSAGDPDLVVAELVRHLVPDLADGCLLFLLTPTGELTPRTVRHVSPEMERLLWEMSQRRTPARGLLHRLWEVLRSGRSELVTEVAPERLEQVAVEAGQQQLVRKLATSSSLTVPLRAGGRTLGVLVLMTQKPERRFTETDQVFVEELAGRAALSLDNARLLREAQAALELIGVASHDLGTPLQALQLMLGKLRRAPPADVDKLREGLTAAMRYTQRLGRLLHNLLDLSRLGSGRMELELGEVDLAELAHEAVARHAEQAAEVGSRLVLDVQLGVVGRWDRLRLERVLTNLLSNAFKYGKGRPIEVRVERTDGHGRLRVRDHGPGIPREQQRHIFERFKKAPTEGEKKEGFGLGLYIVRQLVEAHGGTVRVDSEVGEGTSFTVELPISPASREVDAFSQPPGLVH from the coding sequence ATGCGGCGTCCCTGGACTTTCGCGACACGTATCGCGGTGGGATTCGCTGCCTCGCTGGCGATCGCTCTGGCCATCGCCACCATCTCCGCGCTCGCCCTGCGCTCGGTGCTCACCGGCAACGAGCAGCTCACCACGGGCCCGACCCTGCACCTGGCGAAGGTGGAGAGCCTGCGCCGGGCCTTCAGCGAGAAGCTCGCCGCCCAGCGCGGTTTCGAGCTGACGCGCAACGACGCCTTCCGGGGGGACGAGCAGCGGGCCCGGGCGCAGTTCCAGGAGACGCTGGAGGAGCTGCGCTCGCACGCCCAGGGGGAGGATGAGGTGCGGGCACTGGAGGAGGTGGCCGCCAGCGAGCAGGCGCACCAGGCCCTCAGTGCGCGGAAGAGGGAGGCGCTGCTGCGGGATGCCTCCTTCACGGAGCTGAGGCAACTGGGCCAGAAGGTGGTGGCGGCGCGGGCGCGGACCGACGAGGCGTTGAAGGCGCTCGCGCAGCTCACCCGGGAGCGGCTGGAGGCGGGAGTCCAACAGGAGAGGCGGGCGGACCGCCGGGCGCTCTGGCTCATCCTCGTCGCGGCCACGCTGGGGCTGCTGGTGGCGATGGGGCTGGCCTGGGTGCTCACCCGCGCGCTGTGGCCCCTGCACCACGAGGCGCGTGCCTCCGAGGAGCGCTTCCGGCTGTTGGTGGAGGGGGTGAAGGATTATGCCCTGTACCTGTTGGACCCCCAGGGACGGGTGGCGAGCTGGAACCCGGGCGCCGAGCGCATCCAGGGCTGGCGTGCCGAGGAGATCATCCATCAGCCGGGCGCGCTGTTGTACCCGCCGGAGGAGGTGGCGGAGGGGCAGCCGCGGAAGGATCTGGAGCGGGCGACGCGCGAGGGGCGGCTGGAGTCGCAGGGGTGGAGGCTGCGCAAGGACGGCTCGCGCTTCTGGGGTGAGAGCCTGCTCACCCCGCTGCGCGACGAGCGGGGCCGGCTCGATGGGTTCGTGGTGCTCACGCGCGACATCACCGAGCGCCGGCGGATGGAGCGTGCCCAGCGTCTCTTCGTGGAGGCCGAGCGGCTCTTCCTCTCCGCGGGAGATCCGGACCTGGTGGTGGCGGAGCTGGTGCGGCACCTGGTGCCGGATCTGGCGGATGGCTGCCTGCTCTTCCTGCTCACGCCCACGGGCGAGCTGACGCCCCGCACGGTGCGCCACGTCTCGCCGGAGATGGAGCGCCTGTTGTGGGAGATGAGCCAACGCCGCACGCCGGCGAGGGGCCTGCTGCACCGGCTCTGGGAGGTGCTCCGGTCGGGACGCTCGGAGCTGGTGACCGAGGTGGCGCCGGAGCGGCTGGAGCAGGTGGCGGTGGAGGCCGGGCAGCAGCAGCTGGTCCGGAAGCTGGCGACGAGCTCCTCGCTGACCGTGCCGCTGCGAGCCGGGGGGAGGACGCTGGGCGTGCTGGTGCTGATGACGCAGAAGCCCGAGCGGCGCTTCACGGAGACGGACCAGGTGTTCGTCGAGGAGCTGGCCGGGCGCGCGGCGTTGTCGCTGGACAACGCGCGGCTGCTGCGCGAGGCGCAGGCGGCGCTGGAGCTCATCGGGGTGGCGTCGCACGACCTGGGCACGCCGCTACAGGCGTTGCAGTTGATGCTGGGCAAGCTGCGGCGCGCGCCGCCGGCGGACGTGGACAAGCTGCGCGAGGGGCTCACCGCAGCGATGCGCTACACGCAGCGGTTGGGGAGGCTGCTGCACAACCTGCTGGACCTGTCGCGGCTGGGCTCGGGGAGGATGGAGCTGGAGCTGGGGGAGGTGGATCTGGCGGAGCTGGCGCACGAGGCGGTGGCGCGGCACGCGGAGCAGGCGGCGGAGGTGGGGAGCCGGCTGGTGCTGGACGTGCAGTTGGGAGTGGTGGGGAGATGGGACCGGCTGCGGCTGGAGCGGGTGCTGACGAACCTGCTGTCCAACGCCTTCAAGTACGGCAAGGGGAGGCCCATCGAGGTGCGGGTGGAGCGCACGGATGGGCACGGGCGGTTGAGGGTGCGCGACCACGGGCCGGGGATTCCGCGGGAGCAGCAGCGCCACATCTTCGAGCGCTTCAAGAAGGCGCCGACGGAGGGGGAGAAGAAGGAGGGCTTCGGGCTGGGGCTCTACATCGTGCGGCAGTTGGTGGAGGCGCACGGGGGCACCGTGCGGGTGGACAGCGAGGTGGGGGAGGGGACGTCGTTCACCGTTGAACTTCCGATTTCGCCAGCCAGTCGGGAAGTGGATGCCTTCTCACAGCCTCCGGGGCTGGTGCACTAG
- a CDS encoding tryptophan synthase alpha chain has translation MGVRWSGLLGWVGLVSVLLVACGGTVDEDPPPGTLARNGCQPRSCEEQGLECGTAIDGCGGVLYCGTCPEGMACGDSGLPNRCVPMPCTPASCESLGRNCGAVPDGCGGMLECGLCTPPETCGGGGTANVCGRAPCTPITCEALGKNCGTLADGCGGTLECGTCPEGQTCGGGGAPNTCGRARCTPTTCEALGKNCGTLSDGCGGTLECGTCPGGTTCGAAVPNVCGSPPCAPATCSGLGKNCGTLPDGCGGTLECGTCPGSESCGGGGAPNVCGPATCIPTTCTAQGKNCGIISNGCGGVLDCGQCFGNETCGGGGVANVCGSPCLAATCAELGKDCGIVPDGCGGILDCGTCGPGETCGGGGVPNVCAETVCRPYTCCFLGKNCGTVKDGCGGTLDCGTCPEGETCGGAGVPNVCYRSTPVCVDRDLGSELPVRVKGSTAYANDDHQSACGGRGAPDRGFLWTAPRSGTFTFDTARSALDTLLSVRRDGCGGAELACATDGISYGGGARVSATLLAGQRVLVVVDSPLGGNFSAGDFELHIDELLATEAGRCFDGTDNDGDRWVDCADTDCQDAPGCGGSGCADTDLGSALPVTYLGDTAQAGDGFQGTCGAVLQQDRAHLWTAPRSGTFVFDTVGSGHGNALYVLTGCRGRELACSASRTAGKTGAPVVKLPLLQGQTVLVVVDGLTGNDRASPIRYSLHITEYVPRESGRCSNGADDDADGWADSADSDCQ, from the coding sequence ATGGGCGTGCGGTGGAGCGGGCTCCTCGGGTGGGTGGGCCTGGTCTCGGTGCTGCTGGTGGCATGCGGGGGGACGGTGGATGAGGATCCGCCCCCGGGCACGCTCGCGCGCAACGGGTGCCAGCCGAGAAGCTGCGAGGAGCAGGGGCTGGAGTGCGGCACGGCCATCGATGGCTGCGGCGGCGTCCTCTACTGTGGCACCTGCCCCGAGGGCATGGCCTGTGGCGACAGTGGCCTGCCCAACCGGTGCGTTCCCATGCCCTGCACGCCGGCCTCGTGTGAGTCGCTGGGCAGGAACTGTGGCGCCGTGCCAGATGGGTGCGGAGGGATGCTGGAGTGCGGCCTCTGCACGCCTCCGGAGACGTGTGGAGGAGGCGGTACCGCCAACGTCTGCGGCCGGGCGCCCTGCACGCCCATCACCTGCGAGGCACTGGGCAAGAACTGCGGCACCCTGGCCGATGGCTGTGGGGGAACGCTCGAGTGCGGCACCTGCCCCGAGGGACAGACGTGCGGCGGCGGCGGCGCGCCCAACACCTGCGGCCGGGCGCGCTGCACGCCCACCACGTGCGAGGCGCTCGGGAAGAACTGCGGCACGCTGTCGGACGGGTGCGGGGGGACGCTCGAGTGCGGCACCTGCCCTGGGGGCACGACGTGCGGCGCCGCCGTGCCCAACGTCTGTGGCAGCCCGCCCTGCGCGCCGGCCACGTGCTCGGGGCTGGGGAAGAACTGCGGCACCCTCCCGGACGGGTGCGGTGGGACGCTCGAGTGTGGCACCTGTCCCGGGAGCGAGTCCTGCGGCGGAGGCGGAGCGCCCAACGTGTGCGGCCCGGCCACATGCATTCCCACCACGTGCACGGCGCAGGGGAAGAACTGCGGCATCATCTCCAACGGGTGCGGGGGGGTGCTCGACTGCGGACAGTGCTTCGGGAACGAGACGTGCGGCGGAGGCGGCGTGGCCAACGTCTGCGGCTCGCCGTGCCTGGCGGCCACGTGCGCCGAGCTGGGCAAGGACTGTGGCATCGTGCCGGACGGGTGCGGAGGAATCCTCGACTGCGGCACCTGCGGGCCGGGGGAGACCTGTGGGGGCGGGGGCGTGCCCAATGTCTGCGCCGAGACGGTGTGCCGGCCGTACACCTGCTGCTTCCTGGGGAAGAACTGCGGCACGGTGAAGGACGGGTGCGGCGGGACGCTCGACTGCGGCACCTGCCCCGAGGGCGAGACGTGCGGCGGAGCGGGTGTGCCCAACGTGTGCTACCGCTCGACACCGGTGTGCGTGGACAGGGATCTGGGCAGCGAGCTGCCGGTGCGGGTGAAGGGAAGCACGGCGTACGCCAATGATGACCACCAGTCCGCGTGCGGGGGCCGGGGCGCGCCGGACCGGGGCTTCCTCTGGACGGCGCCGAGGAGCGGCACCTTCACCTTCGACACGGCGCGCTCGGCGCTGGACACGCTGCTGAGCGTGAGACGGGACGGCTGTGGGGGCGCGGAGCTCGCGTGCGCCACGGACGGCATCAGCTACGGCGGAGGCGCGCGGGTGTCGGCGACGCTGCTGGCGGGCCAGCGGGTGCTGGTGGTGGTGGACTCGCCGCTGGGAGGCAACTTCAGCGCGGGGGACTTCGAGCTGCACATCGACGAGCTGCTGGCCACGGAGGCCGGGCGCTGCTTCGACGGCACGGACAATGATGGAGACCGGTGGGTGGACTGCGCGGACACGGACTGCCAGGACGCACCGGGCTGTGGCGGGAGCGGGTGCGCGGACACGGACCTGGGCAGCGCGTTGCCGGTGACGTACCTGGGGGACACGGCGCAGGCGGGGGACGGCTTCCAGGGCACGTGCGGGGCGGTGCTGCAGCAGGACCGGGCGCACCTGTGGACAGCGCCGAGGAGTGGCACCTTCGTCTTCGACACGGTGGGCAGCGGCCACGGCAACGCGCTGTACGTGCTGACGGGGTGCCGGGGCCGGGAGCTGGCCTGCTCGGCGAGCCGCACCGCGGGGAAGACGGGGGCGCCGGTGGTGAAGCTGCCCTTGCTGCAAGGACAGACGGTGCTGGTGGTGGTGGACGGCCTGACTGGCAATGACAGGGCCTCGCCCATCCGCTACTCGCTGCACATCACCGAGTACGTGCCCCGCGAGTCCGGCCGCTGCTCCAATGGCGCGGACGACGACGCGGATGGATGGGCGGACTCGGCCGACTCCGACTGTCAGTGA
- a CDS encoding App1 family protein, which yields MSRKRPNALVRLAFFVEHHAEAWGWRIRRKLGLAGRPRILPYRGYGTNGQAVIKARVLENRHVRPPWKRHTLLGSAIASWKRYMTVEIPHARLVARWGEHRWEGTTDEEGFLELWVSPPEGLKSGWHDVELELLSPASQGVERVRTPVLVAGPEAEYGIISDIDDTVIVTNVTNFLKRTWTLFLTEHRTRLPFEGVDAFYEALHQGRSGSANNPIFYVSSSPWNLYEHLDEFLGLHRIPAGPLLLRDWGLSRHGFAPGGGHGHKLEKIRGVLGTLESLPFILIGDSGQEDAEHYRTIVREFPGRIRCVYIRNVWHHSGRERELALIAEDIRAAGSQMLMVDDTVTAARHAASQGWIRWREVAEVQAHQQEDAQARSLLDKLDREPG from the coding sequence ATGTCCCGCAAGCGGCCCAATGCCCTCGTCCGGCTCGCCTTCTTCGTCGAGCACCACGCCGAAGCGTGGGGCTGGCGCATCCGGCGCAAGCTGGGGCTGGCCGGCCGGCCTCGCATCCTCCCCTACCGCGGCTATGGGACGAACGGGCAGGCCGTCATCAAGGCCCGCGTGCTGGAGAACCGCCACGTGCGCCCGCCCTGGAAGCGGCACACCCTGCTGGGCAGCGCCATCGCCTCGTGGAAGCGCTACATGACGGTGGAGATTCCCCATGCCCGCCTGGTGGCGCGCTGGGGCGAGCACCGCTGGGAGGGCACCACCGACGAGGAGGGCTTCCTGGAGCTCTGGGTGTCCCCTCCCGAGGGGCTGAAGTCCGGCTGGCACGACGTGGAGCTGGAGCTGCTCTCTCCCGCCTCCCAGGGCGTGGAGCGCGTGCGCACCCCCGTCCTCGTGGCCGGCCCCGAGGCCGAGTACGGCATCATCAGCGACATCGACGACACCGTCATCGTCACCAACGTCACCAACTTCCTCAAGCGCACCTGGACGCTCTTCCTCACCGAGCACCGCACGCGCCTGCCCTTCGAGGGCGTGGATGCCTTCTACGAGGCGCTCCACCAGGGCAGGAGTGGCTCGGCCAACAACCCCATCTTCTATGTCTCCTCCAGTCCGTGGAACCTGTACGAGCACCTGGACGAGTTCCTCGGGCTGCACCGGATTCCGGCCGGGCCGCTGCTGCTGCGCGACTGGGGGCTGAGCCGCCACGGCTTCGCGCCCGGGGGCGGGCACGGGCACAAGCTGGAGAAGATTCGCGGGGTGCTGGGCACGCTGGAGTCGCTGCCCTTCATCCTCATCGGCGACAGCGGGCAGGAGGACGCCGAGCACTACCGCACCATCGTCCGCGAGTTCCCCGGCCGCATCCGCTGCGTCTACATCCGCAACGTGTGGCACCACTCCGGCCGCGAGCGCGAGCTGGCCCTCATCGCCGAGGACATCCGCGCCGCCGGCAGCCAGATGCTCATGGTGGACGACACCGTGACGGCCGCCCGCCACGCCGCGAGCCAGGGGTGGATCCGCTGGCGCGAGGTCGCCGAGGTCCAGGCCCATCAGCAGGAGGATGCCCAGGCGCGCTCCCTCCTGGACAAGCTGGACCGCGAGCCGGGTTGA
- a CDS encoding endonuclease/exonuclease/phosphatase family protein: MALQTRIDELSNSGQRPTQVMVLGDFNDEPFNESMSTALLGSRDRNLVRKVPQLLYNPFWRLMGERQVLEEEKDGRLGAGTHYFEGTVATHWHTYDQFLVSASLLSGPGWVLKEGGTRIWQKPPLLRSPGRFASSFDHFPILGVLTHMRPSENPGA; this comes from the coding sequence ATGGCCCTCCAGACGCGTATCGACGAGCTATCCAACTCAGGTCAGCGTCCGACCCAAGTGATGGTTCTCGGTGATTTCAACGACGAGCCGTTCAACGAGTCCATGAGTACCGCCCTGCTGGGGTCGAGGGATCGGAACCTGGTCCGGAAGGTGCCCCAGCTCTTGTACAACCCCTTCTGGCGACTCATGGGGGAGCGGCAGGTGCTCGAAGAAGAGAAGGATGGTCGCCTCGGAGCGGGCACCCACTACTTCGAGGGTACGGTCGCCACGCACTGGCATACGTATGACCAATTCCTGGTATCGGCTTCTCTCCTGTCCGGCCCGGGTTGGGTCCTCAAGGAAGGGGGCACACGAATCTGGCAGAAGCCTCCTTTGTTGAGATCCCCGGGCAGATTCGCCTCTTCCTTCGATCACTTCCCCATCCTGGGCGTGCTGACCCACATGCGCCCCTCAGAAAATCCAGGAGCATGA
- a CDS encoding YdcF family protein, producing the protein MPPLALQKGPGSLRRLVLVGLGVLTCGVFGLAFVVDRFGQRERATRADVVVVLGARVLPGGVPSPALRARVEKAVDLYHQGLAPRLLFSGGVGVNSPSEARVMRDVAVRLGVPADACLLEEQSHSTEQNARFSSALLRSLGARRVVVVSDPYHLLRARQYFRLHGFEVSTSPAFLTDRNLRASGRFYWTVREAFALLAHPRVLFARELTAQGVE; encoded by the coding sequence ATGCCTCCTCTCGCTCTCCAGAAGGGGCCGGGCTCCCTCCGGCGCCTGGTGCTCGTGGGCCTGGGCGTCCTCACCTGCGGCGTCTTCGGCCTGGCCTTCGTCGTGGACCGCTTCGGCCAGCGTGAGCGCGCCACCCGGGCCGATGTCGTGGTGGTGCTCGGCGCCCGCGTGCTGCCGGGCGGCGTCCCCTCTCCCGCACTGCGCGCCCGCGTCGAGAAGGCCGTGGACCTCTACCACCAGGGTCTCGCTCCCCGGCTCCTCTTCTCCGGCGGCGTGGGCGTCAATTCCCCCTCCGAGGCCCGCGTCATGCGCGACGTCGCCGTGCGGCTCGGCGTGCCCGCGGACGCCTGTCTCCTCGAGGAGCAGAGCCACTCCACCGAGCAGAACGCGCGCTTCTCCTCGGCGCTGCTGCGCTCGCTCGGCGCCCGCCGCGTGGTGGTGGTGTCCGACCCCTACCACCTGCTTCGCGCCCGCCAGTACTTCCGGCTCCACGGCTTCGAGGTCTCCACCAGCCCCGCCTTCCTCACCGACCGCAACCTGCGCGCCTCCGGCCGCTTCTACTGGACGGTACGCGAGGCCTTCGCGCTGCTCGCCCACCCCCGCGTGCTGTTCGCCCGCGAGCTGACTGCACAGGGGGTGGAGTGA
- a CDS encoding putative glycolipid-binding domain-containing protein: protein MKVLLAHGRGSRMLRPSMNELHVAWAPWSGPGHEHLVLREVSGALTAHSTVEGVSDQGRRFSLRYFLRTDSACRVREVELALLGSDARLSLRSDGAGQWSDDKGRSQPELDGCIDVDISVTPFTNTLPIRRLGLAPDASDDIAVVYLDVPSLSTRRCRQRYTSLGPALYLFESLETGFRAELPVDPASLVLDYPGLFRRLPPR from the coding sequence ATGAAGGTTCTCCTGGCCCACGGCCGGGGCTCCCGTATGCTGCGTCCGAGCATGAACGAGCTACACGTCGCCTGGGCCCCCTGGTCCGGCCCGGGTCACGAGCATCTGGTCCTCCGCGAGGTCTCCGGTGCTCTCACCGCGCACAGCACCGTCGAGGGCGTCTCGGACCAGGGCCGCCGCTTCTCCCTTCGCTACTTCCTGCGCACCGACTCCGCCTGCCGCGTTCGCGAGGTGGAGCTGGCCCTCCTCGGCAGTGATGCCCGGCTCTCCCTCCGCTCCGATGGGGCCGGCCAGTGGTCCGACGACAAGGGCCGGTCCCAGCCCGAGCTCGATGGCTGCATCGACGTGGACATCTCCGTCACCCCCTTCACCAACACCCTCCCGATCCGGCGCCTCGGGCTCGCCCCCGATGCGTCCGATGACATCGCCGTCGTCTACCTCGACGTCCCCTCGCTCTCCACCCGCCGCTGCCGCCAGCGCTACACTTCTCTCGGCCCCGCCCTCTACCTCTTCGAGAGCCTCGAGACCGGCTTCCGCGCCGAGCTCCCCGTCGACCCGGCCAGCCTCGTCCTCGACTACCCCGGCCTCTTCCGCCGCCTGCCCCCGCGCTGA
- a CDS encoding TipAS antibiotic-recognition domain-containing protein, translating into MGLQQATPEYLDQCRAAQRAEQEQSLASTNNWAHVDKPQAHADFDAFYKELAPLIDANAPASPAIQALMAKHFAIASRFYTPSRDAYVGTALFYADNADMKAFHNGYHPRMVEFLGEAIYAYAQQNVR; encoded by the coding sequence ATGGGTCTTCAACAGGCCACACCCGAATACCTCGACCAATGCCGCGCCGCACAGCGCGCGGAGCAGGAACAGTCCCTGGCCAGCACGAACAACTGGGCGCATGTCGACAAGCCCCAGGCGCATGCCGACTTCGATGCGTTCTACAAAGAACTGGCCCCGCTGATCGATGCGAACGCCCCCGCGTCTCCCGCAATCCAGGCCCTGATGGCAAAACACTTTGCCATCGCATCGCGCTTTTACACGCCGTCGCGTGACGCCTATGTGGGCACCGCCCTGTTCTACGCAGACAACGCCGACATGAAGGCGTTTCACAACGGGTACCACCCGCGCATGGTTGAGTTTCTGGGCGAGGCGATTTACGCCTACGCGCAGCAGAACGTGCGGTAG
- a CDS encoding DUF2867 domain-containing protein, translating into MRVTNGSLLILTGAVHQVVGLVVYRKPLLEMVHAGVFNSVGEDTSARAAAFWFLAAGGLMLLIGALCRWVERELNRPLPASFGWGLLGVALFCVVPMFETGAWVFFPLGLRVLFQARTPKALPEVLRPFAKRADHVDVKTVESEASLRAFLAGLLSYQPAWVTALYGVRRVFVRMLGLRQLGIPRPQHPRPEDIPMTPGSAAAFFTVRHAEEEHVWVAAATDSHLEATLAVVMEPTGGARKRFHVVTLVHYRHWTGPVYFNVIRPFHHLVVGGMARSAARQGPALGLA; encoded by the coding sequence ATGCGAGTGACGAACGGGTCGTTGCTGATACTCACCGGAGCGGTGCACCAGGTCGTGGGGCTGGTGGTCTACCGGAAGCCGCTGCTGGAAATGGTGCATGCGGGCGTGTTCAACAGCGTGGGCGAGGACACCAGTGCCCGCGCGGCGGCCTTCTGGTTCCTGGCCGCGGGCGGGCTCATGCTCCTCATCGGAGCGCTGTGCCGCTGGGTGGAGCGCGAGCTGAACCGCCCCCTCCCGGCGAGCTTCGGCTGGGGGCTGCTCGGCGTGGCTCTCTTCTGCGTGGTCCCCATGTTCGAGACCGGAGCCTGGGTGTTCTTCCCGCTGGGCCTTCGCGTCCTCTTCCAGGCCCGAACGCCCAAGGCACTGCCAGAGGTGCTGCGCCCCTTCGCGAAACGGGCGGACCACGTGGACGTGAAGACGGTGGAATCAGAGGCCTCGCTGCGCGCCTTCCTCGCGGGGCTGCTGTCGTACCAGCCCGCGTGGGTGACGGCCCTGTATGGGGTGCGGCGCGTCTTCGTCCGGATGCTCGGGCTGAGGCAGCTCGGCATTCCCAGGCCCCAGCACCCGCGCCCGGAAGACATCCCCATGACCCCGGGCAGCGCCGCCGCGTTCTTCACGGTGCGCCACGCGGAGGAGGAGCACGTCTGGGTGGCGGCGGCGACGGACTCGCACCTGGAGGCGACCCTCGCCGTCGTCATGGAGCCGACCGGCGGAGCCCGGAAGCGCTTCCACGTCGTGACGCTGGTGCACTACCGGCACTGGACCGGACCGGTGTACTTCAACGTCATCCGGCCCTTCCATCACCTCGTCGTGGGGGGAATGGCCCGGAGCGCGGCGCGGCAAGGGCCCGCCCTGGGCCTGGCCTGA
- a CDS encoding TetR/AcrR family transcriptional regulator, with protein MRRTSARTPAPTPLRPLEDIRGQRRGPGLSAEDWADAALWSLADGIEALSVEKLARRLGVTKGGFYWHFKDRAELLQAALARWEQLATTHVIARLDALRDPRERLYQLLVLTFEADPQGKIEVAIVAGAAADPRIQPVLARVSQRRIGYLVTLYRALGLPAREARHWALQAYSTYVGLLHLAISSPDTLGTSRARADYVKHLTRALIPA; from the coding sequence ATGAGACGCACTTCCGCACGTACACCCGCGCCCACGCCCCTACGGCCACTCGAGGACATTCGCGGGCAGCGCCGGGGCCCGGGGCTCTCGGCCGAGGACTGGGCGGACGCCGCGCTCTGGAGCCTCGCGGATGGCATCGAGGCCCTTTCGGTGGAGAAGCTGGCCCGGCGGCTTGGGGTGACGAAGGGGGGCTTCTACTGGCATTTCAAGGACCGCGCGGAGTTGCTCCAGGCGGCGCTCGCACGCTGGGAGCAACTGGCGACCACCCATGTCATCGCCCGGCTGGACGCACTGCGAGACCCCCGGGAGCGGCTGTATCAACTCCTGGTGTTGACGTTCGAGGCGGACCCGCAGGGGAAGATCGAGGTCGCCATCGTCGCGGGCGCCGCCGCGGATCCACGCATCCAGCCGGTCCTCGCGCGTGTGTCACAGCGGCGCATTGGCTATCTGGTGACGCTGTACCGGGCGCTCGGCCTGCCGGCTCGCGAGGCGCGCCACTGGGCGCTGCAGGCCTATTCCACGTACGTGGGTCTCCTGCACCTGGCCATCTCCAGCCCGGACACGCTGGGTACGAGCCGCGCCCGCGCCGACTACGTCAAGCACCTCACCCGGGCGCTGATTCCGGCGTGA